The Bacteroides acidifaciens genome includes a region encoding these proteins:
- the uvrA gene encoding excinuclease ABC subunit UvrA, which produces MQETEYINVYGARVHNLKDIDAEIPRNSLTVITGLSGSGKSSLAFDTIFAEGQRRYIETFSAYARNFLGNLERPDVDKITGLSPVISIEQKTTNKNPRSTVGTTTEIYDYLRLLYARAGVAYSYLSGEEMVKYTEEQILDLILKDYKGKKIYLLAPMVRARKGHYRELFEQVRKKGYLYVRVDGEVREITHGMKLDRYKNHDIEVVIDKLVVTEKDDRRLKQSVATAMRQGDGLMMILDAQSESIRHYSKRLMCPVTGLSYREPAPHNFSFNSPQGACPKCKGLGVVNQIDVDKVIPERDLSIYEGAIAPLGKYKNAMIFWQIGALLEKYDATLKTPVKELPDDAIDEVLYGSDERIKIKSSLIGTSSDYFVTYEGVVKYIQMLQEKDASATAQKWAEQFAKTTVCPECKGARLNKEALHFRIHDKNINELANMDINELYDWLMKVDEFLSDKQKKISVEILKEIRTRLKFLLDVGLDYLALNRSSVSLSGGESQRIRLATQIGSQLVNVLYILDEPSIGLHQRDNLRLINSLKELRDMGNSVIVVEHDKDMMLAADYVIDMGPKAGRLGGEVVFAGTPQEMLTTETMTSQYLNGKMKIEVPAERRKGNGKSIWLKGAKGNNLKDVTVEFPLGKLICVTGVSGSGKSTLINETLQPILSQKFYRSLQDPLEYDSIEGLENIDKVVNVDQSPLGRTPRSNPATYTGVFSDIRNLFVGLPEAKIRGYKPGRFSFNVSGGRCEACTGNGYKTIEMNFLPDVYVPCEVCHGKRYNRETLEVRFKGKSIADVLDMTINRAVEFFENVPQILNKIKVLQDVGLGYIKLGQSSTTLSGGESQRVKLATELSKRDTGKTLYILDEPTTGLHFEDIRVLMGVLNKLVDKGNTVIVIEHNLDVIKMADYIIDMGPEGGKGGGELLGYGTPEEVAKSHKGYTPKFLREELGL; this is translated from the coding sequence ATGCAGGAAACAGAATATATTAACGTGTACGGTGCGCGCGTGCACAATTTGAAGGATATCGATGCCGAAATCCCCCGCAATAGTCTGACGGTCATTACGGGACTGAGTGGTAGTGGCAAGTCTTCTTTGGCTTTCGATACCATTTTTGCTGAAGGACAACGTCGTTATATCGAAACCTTTTCAGCGTATGCCCGTAATTTCCTGGGCAACCTTGAACGTCCGGATGTAGATAAAATAACAGGCTTGAGCCCGGTTATCTCCATTGAACAGAAAACAACGAATAAAAATCCCCGTTCTACCGTAGGGACAACGACTGAGATATACGATTATCTCCGTTTGCTCTATGCCCGTGCGGGAGTAGCTTATTCGTACTTGTCCGGCGAGGAGATGGTGAAATATACCGAGGAACAGATTCTGGACTTAATCCTGAAAGATTATAAAGGAAAGAAAATATATCTGCTTGCTCCTATGGTTCGTGCCCGTAAGGGACATTACAGGGAACTGTTTGAGCAGGTACGCAAAAAAGGATACTTATATGTACGGGTGGATGGTGAAGTGCGTGAAATAACGCATGGTATGAAACTCGACAGATATAAAAATCATGACATCGAAGTCGTTATTGATAAATTAGTGGTAACGGAAAAGGACGACCGGCGCTTGAAACAGAGTGTGGCAACTGCCATGCGACAGGGAGACGGCTTGATGATGATTCTGGATGCCCAATCCGAAAGTATCCGTCATTATAGTAAGCGTCTTATGTGTCCGGTCACCGGACTGTCTTATCGTGAACCGGCTCCGCATAATTTCTCGTTCAACTCTCCGCAAGGAGCGTGTCCGAAATGTAAAGGATTGGGTGTAGTCAATCAGATTGATGTGGATAAGGTAATTCCCGAACGTGACCTTTCTATATATGAAGGCGCCATAGCCCCTTTGGGAAAATATAAGAATGCCATGATTTTCTGGCAGATAGGCGCGTTACTTGAGAAGTATGACGCGACATTGAAAACTCCAGTGAAGGAATTGCCCGACGATGCGATTGACGAGGTACTGTATGGTTCTGATGAACGGATTAAGATAAAGAGTTCGCTAATCGGCACTTCTTCCGACTATTTCGTCACTTATGAGGGAGTTGTGAAGTATATCCAAATGTTGCAGGAGAAAGATGCGTCCGCTACGGCTCAGAAATGGGCGGAACAATTTGCTAAAACTACTGTTTGTCCCGAATGTAAAGGGGCTCGCTTGAATAAGGAAGCATTGCATTTCCGAATCCATGACAAGAATATCAATGAACTGGCAAACATGGATATCAACGAGCTATATGACTGGTTGATGAAAGTGGACGAATTCCTTTCCGACAAACAGAAGAAAATCTCCGTAGAGATTCTGAAAGAGATTCGTACACGTTTGAAGTTCTTATTGGATGTTGGTTTGGATTATCTGGCCTTGAACCGTAGCTCCGTCAGCCTTTCTGGTGGGGAGAGCCAGCGTATCCGTTTGGCTACACAGATAGGCTCCCAGTTGGTGAATGTACTTTATATTCTTGATGAGCCGAGTATAGGGCTGCATCAACGCGATAATTTGCGTCTTATCAATTCATTGAAAGAACTTCGTGATATGGGAAATTCCGTAATCGTAGTGGAACATGACAAAGACATGATGTTGGCTGCCGATTACGTAATTGATATGGGTCCGAAAGCCGGTCGCTTGGGTGGGGAAGTGGTTTTTGCCGGAACTCCGCAGGAGATGTTGACGACTGAAACCATGACTTCTCAATACCTGAACGGGAAAATGAAGATAGAAGTTCCCGCCGAGCGTAGAAAAGGAAACGGAAAATCTATCTGGTTGAAAGGGGCGAAAGGTAATAACCTGAAGGATGTTACTGTCGAATTCCCGTTAGGAAAACTGATTTGTGTAACGGGAGTGTCGGGAAGTGGAAAGTCTACCTTAATTAATGAAACATTACAACCTATTCTTTCACAGAAATTCTATCGTTCCTTGCAGGATCCTTTAGAATACGATTCTATAGAGGGACTGGAGAATATAGACAAGGTGGTGAATGTCGACCAGTCCCCGTTGGGACGTACGCCACGTTCCAATCCGGCTACTTATACAGGTGTGTTCTCGGATATCCGTAACTTGTTTGTGGGATTGCCGGAAGCAAAGATTCGCGGTTATAAACCGGGACGCTTCTCCTTTAATGTTTCGGGCGGTCGCTGTGAAGCATGTACGGGAAATGGTTATAAGACTATTGAAATGAATTTTCTTCCTGATGTCTATGTGCCTTGTGAAGTCTGTCATGGCAAGCGTTATAACCGTGAAACGCTGGAAGTCCGTTTCAAAGGAAAATCTATTGCCGATGTACTTGACATGACTATCAACCGTGCCGTCGAATTTTTTGAGAACGTGCCGCAAATTCTGAATAAAATCAAAGTTTTGCAAGACGTCGGACTGGGATATATCAAGTTGGGACAATCTTCCACTACTCTTTCCGGTGGTGAGAGCCAACGTGTGAAACTGGCTACGGAACTGTCAAAAAGAGATACGGGTAAAACTCTTTATATCCTTGACGAACCGACTACCGGTCTTCATTTTGAAGATATACGGGTACTGATGGGGGTACTGAACAAACTTGTAGACAAGGGTAACACGGTTATTGTGATCGAACATAATCTGGACGTGATAAAAATGGCGGATTATATCATTGATATGGGGCCTGAAGGTGGTAAGGGCGGGGGAGAACTCCTTGGTTACGGAACACCTGAAGAAGTTGCGAAGAGCCATAAAGGATACACGCCAAAGTTTCTTCGCGAAGAATTGGGACTTTAA
- the ybaK gene encoding Cys-tRNA(Pro) deacylase: MKINKTNAARLLDKAKVTYELIPYEVDENDLSAIHVAANLGENIEQVFKTLVLHGDKSGYFVCVIPGEHEVDLKLAAKASGNKKCDLIPVKELLPLTGYIRGGCSPIGMKKHFPTYIHETCLQFPYIYVSAGVRGLQIKLAPGDLIRESRAEICRLFED; the protein is encoded by the coding sequence ATGAAAATCAATAAAACGAATGCCGCACGGCTGTTGGACAAGGCTAAGGTCACCTACGAATTAATTCCCTATGAGGTAGATGAGAACGACTTGAGTGCTATCCATGTGGCAGCTAATTTAGGTGAGAACATAGAACAAGTATTCAAAACGCTCGTTTTGCATGGCGATAAAAGCGGATATTTTGTTTGCGTCATTCCGGGCGAACACGAAGTTGATTTGAAATTGGCAGCTAAGGCTTCCGGCAATAAAAAGTGTGACTTGATACCTGTGAAAGAGCTTCTACCACTTACCGGATATATCCGAGGTGGCTGTTCTCCTATCGGTATGAAGAAGCATTTCCCTACTTATATTCATGAGACTTGCCTGCAATTTCCGTATATTTATGTAAGCGCGGGTGTGAGGGGACTTCAGATAAAATTAGCTCCGGGAGATTTAATTCGTGAATCGAGAGCGGAAATTTGTCGTTTATTTGAGGACTAA
- a CDS encoding peptide MFS transporter yields the protein MFEGQPKGLYALALANTGERFGYYTMLAIFTLFLQAKFGYTAAETSTIFGSFLAAVYFMPLVGGILADKCGYGKMVTTGIVVMFIGYLLLAIPTAADLTGKMMMFGSLFLIACGTGLFKGNLQVMVGNLYDSPEYSSKRDTAFSLFYMAINVGALFAPTAATKVTNYILGGAGFTYNAQIPSLAHQFLDGTITPEGNVALSGLQAAQGFAGDTAAFCSSYIEKLSEAYNYGFAVACISLIISMAIYVCCRPMFKHADYNSKQAKAVNNNNEPKLTPAQTKERIVALLLVFSVVIFFWMAFHQNGLTMTFFARDYTTQSVTGLDRIGFDVWNLVLVIIAVYGAFSLFQSKNGRGKAIGGIAVLASLGVLFWSYSSMNPTVEILPQIFQQFNPFFVVALTPVSLAVFGYLARKKKEPSAPRKIGIGMVIAACGFLILAVGSMGLPTPKEVETAGINPDVLVSPNWLISTYLVLTFAELLLSPMGISFVSKVAPPKYKGMMMGGWFVATAIGNYLVAIIGYLWGGMQLWMVWSVLIACCLLSALFIFSIMKKLEKVA from the coding sequence ATGTTTGAAGGACAACCGAAAGGGCTATACGCTTTAGCCTTGGCTAACACGGGCGAACGTTTTGGCTACTACACGATGCTTGCTATCTTTACACTTTTCTTACAAGCGAAATTTGGTTACACGGCAGCAGAAACTTCTACGATTTTTGGTTCATTCTTGGCGGCGGTTTACTTTATGCCTCTTGTTGGTGGTATTTTGGCTGACAAGTGTGGTTATGGTAAGATGGTAACGACAGGTATCGTTGTCATGTTTATTGGTTATCTGCTTTTAGCGATTCCTACTGCGGCAGACCTCACTGGTAAGATGATGATGTTTGGTTCACTGTTTTTGATTGCTTGCGGAACTGGACTATTTAAAGGTAATTTGCAAGTAATGGTGGGTAACCTTTACGATTCTCCGGAATATAGTTCAAAGCGTGACACCGCTTTCAGCTTATTCTATATGGCAATCAATGTAGGTGCATTATTTGCTCCAACGGCTGCAACCAAGGTAACCAACTATATCTTAGGTGGTGCAGGATTTACTTATAACGCTCAAATACCTTCTTTGGCGCATCAATTCCTTGATGGAACTATTACTCCCGAAGGAAATGTTGCTCTTAGCGGTTTGCAGGCTGCCCAGGGCTTTGCCGGTGATACAGCCGCATTCTGTAGTTCTTATATAGAGAAACTGTCAGAAGCATATAACTATGGTTTTGCCGTAGCTTGTATTTCTTTGATTATTTCAATGGCAATCTACGTATGCTGCCGTCCTATGTTTAAACATGCGGATTATAATTCAAAACAGGCTAAGGCTGTAAATAATAATAACGAACCGAAACTTACTCCGGCACAAACAAAAGAACGTATCGTTGCTTTATTACTTGTCTTTTCTGTGGTTATCTTCTTCTGGATGGCATTCCATCAGAATGGTTTGACAATGACATTCTTTGCACGCGATTATACTACTCAATCCGTGACAGGACTTGACCGTATTGGATTCGATGTATGGAATCTGGTTCTTGTTATTATCGCTGTTTATGGTGCATTCTCCCTTTTCCAGTCAAAAAACGGCCGTGGGAAAGCGATTGGCGGTATTGCTGTATTAGCTTCCTTGGGTGTATTGTTTTGGAGTTATTCTTCTATGAATCCGACTGTAGAAATCCTTCCTCAAATATTCCAGCAGTTCAATCCGTTCTTTGTAGTGGCTCTGACTCCGGTATCTTTGGCAGTCTTTGGCTATTTGGCTAGAAAGAAAAAAGAACCGTCCGCACCACGCAAAATCGGTATCGGTATGGTGATTGCTGCGTGTGGTTTCTTGATTCTGGCGGTTGGTTCTATGGGGTTGCCTACTCCGAAAGAAGTGGAAACAGCGGGTATTAATCCGGATGTCCTGGTTTCTCCCAACTGGTTGATTTCCACTTATCTTGTGTTGACTTTTGCTGAGTTGTTGCTTTCTCCGATGGGTATTTCTTTTGTTTCGAAAGTGGCTCCGCCCAAGTATAAAGGTATGATGATGGGTGGCTGGTTTGTAGCTACTGCTATTGGTAACTATTTGGTCGCTATTATTGGTTATCTGTGGGGTGGCATGCAACTGTGGATGGTATGGAGCGTATTGATCGCCTGCTGTCTGTTATCAGCTCTGTTTATCTTCTCTATCATGAAGAAACTTGAAAAGGTAGCATAA
- a CDS encoding GNAT family N-acetyltransferase translates to MFSIRKATVADCELINRMAKEVFPATYKEILSPEQLDYMMDWMYAPQNILKQMEEEGHVYFIAYKDSELCGYVSVQQQEKNVFHLQKIYVLPHFQGAHCGSFLFKEAVKYIKEVHPEPCLMELNVNRNNKALQFYEHMGMRKLREGDFPIGNGYYMNDYIMGLDI, encoded by the coding sequence ATGTTTAGTATTCGAAAAGCGACGGTTGCCGATTGCGAACTTATCAATAGGATGGCAAAGGAAGTTTTTCCCGCCACTTACAAGGAAATCTTATCTCCCGAACAACTGGATTATATGATGGACTGGATGTATGCGCCTCAGAATATTCTCAAGCAAATGGAAGAAGAAGGGCATGTCTATTTTATCGCTTATAAAGACAGTGAGTTATGCGGATACGTTTCTGTGCAACAACAGGAAAAGAATGTTTTCCATCTTCAGAAAATTTATGTTCTCCCCCATTTTCAAGGCGCACACTGCGGGAGTTTCTTGTTTAAGGAAGCGGTCAAGTATATCAAGGAAGTGCATCCGGAACCTTGCCTGATGGAACTAAATGTAAATCGCAACAACAAGGCATTACAGTTTTACGAACACATGGGGATGAGGAAACTAAGGGAAGGTGATTTTCCGATTGGAAACGGATATTATATGAATGATTATATCATGGGACTGGATATTTAA
- a CDS encoding PadR family transcriptional regulator, producing MKVDNVKSQMRKGMLEYCIMLLLHKEPAYASDIIQKLKEAQLIVVEGTLYPLLTRLKNDDLLSYEWVESTQGPPRKYYKLTESGETFLGELEISWKELNETVNHIANR from the coding sequence ATGAAAGTAGACAATGTAAAATCCCAAATGAGAAAAGGCATGCTTGAATATTGCATCATGCTTTTGCTGCATAAGGAGCCTGCTTATGCTTCAGATATTATTCAGAAGCTGAAAGAGGCTCAACTGATTGTGGTAGAGGGTACTTTGTATCCTTTGCTGACACGTCTGAAGAATGACGACCTGCTAAGTTATGAATGGGTGGAATCTACACAAGGACCACCACGCAAATATTATAAACTCACAGAAAGTGGAGAAACCTTTTTGGGAGAACTTGAAATATCCTGGAAAGAATTGAATGAAACAGTGAACCATATTGCCAATAGATAA
- a CDS encoding PspC domain-containing protein: MKKTLTINLGGTVYHIDDDAYRLLDNYLSNLKHYFRKQEGAEEIVNDIEMRIAELFAEKIAEGKQVITVSDVEEIIARVGKPEDFGIADDDTDSQKKTEQSTSSASQSYTRTAAPRRLFRDPDNKLLGGVASGLAAYFGWDITLVRILMIIFVFVPYCPMIILYIIGWIVIPEAHTAAEKLSMRGEAVTIENIGKTVTDGFERVADGVNDYMNSGKPRTFLQKVGDVFVSIAAVLFKIFLVALVIICCPVLFVLAVVLVALVFAAIAVAVSGGALLYEMLPAISWAPIASISPMMTLLGTIAGVALIGIPLGAFLYTILRQLFHWSPMGTGLKWSLLILWILGAAIMIINLSALGWRLPLYGLHCS, encoded by the coding sequence ATGAAAAAGACATTGACCATCAATTTAGGAGGAACTGTCTATCATATAGATGATGATGCCTACCGTCTGCTAGACAATTACCTGTCTAACCTGAAGCATTACTTTCGTAAACAGGAAGGTGCGGAAGAGATCGTAAACGATATTGAGATGCGTATCGCCGAACTGTTTGCCGAGAAAATAGCCGAGGGAAAACAAGTCATAACCGTTTCGGATGTAGAAGAAATTATAGCTCGTGTAGGGAAACCTGAAGACTTTGGAATTGCCGATGATGATACGGATTCTCAGAAAAAAACGGAACAGTCTACTTCTTCTGCCAGTCAGTCATATACGCGTACCGCTGCTCCGCGTCGTTTGTTCCGTGATCCGGACAATAAATTGCTGGGTGGTGTGGCATCAGGACTGGCAGCCTATTTCGGATGGGATATTACTTTGGTGCGTATCCTAATGATAATCTTCGTGTTTGTTCCTTATTGTCCGATGATTATACTTTATATTATTGGGTGGATTGTTATTCCTGAAGCCCATACTGCGGCAGAAAAGCTAAGTATGCGTGGTGAAGCGGTCACAATCGAGAATATTGGTAAAACGGTGACAGACGGTTTCGAACGCGTAGCGGACGGAGTCAATGATTATATGAATTCAGGAAAACCCCGTACGTTTCTTCAGAAGGTAGGAGATGTGTTTGTTTCCATTGCAGCCGTTCTTTTTAAAATATTTCTGGTAGCCTTGGTGATTATCTGTTGTCCTGTACTGTTTGTCCTTGCTGTTGTGCTGGTGGCTTTGGTATTTGCCGCTATTGCAGTAGCGGTCAGTGGTGGCGCTTTGCTTTATGAGATGCTGCCTGCCATCAGTTGGGCGCCGATAGCTTCCATATCGCCTATGATGACATTGCTGGGCACAATTGCCGGAGTCGCCTTGATTGGTATTCCATTGGGAGCTTTCCTTTATACTATCCTTCGTCAGTTGTTCCATTGGTCACCGATGGGTACAGGCTTGAAATGGTCATTGCTGATTCTATGGATATTGGGTGCTGCCATAATGATTATTAATCTTTCAGCCCTTGGCTGGCGACTGCCTTTATACGGCTTACACTGCTCTTAA
- a CDS encoding MBL fold metallo-hydrolase, with amino-acid sequence MGERICFRRNERLVTVNPYWRGNPMVRGRFFNRQHRFRPGMGSVLKWRLSPNPQRKEKKTVKWNPKVCYLRSLDAVVGDSLVWLGHNSFFLQLAGKRIMFDPVFGSIPFVKRQSEFPANPDIFTGIDYLLVSHDHFDHLDKQSIARLLKNNPQMKLFCGLGTGELIQNWFPEMKIIEAGWYQQMEDEGLKITFLPAQHWSKRSVRDGGQRLWGAFMLQGDGISLYYSGDTGYSSHFREIPDLFGSPDYALLGIGAYKPRWFMRPNHISPYESLTAAEEMCAGLTIPMHYGTFDLSDEPLHDPPKVFAAEAKKRKIPVEIPCLGEIVKLNKKK; translated from the coding sequence ATGGGTGAGCGTATATGTTTTAGGAGAAACGAACGTCTGGTCACCGTTAATCCATATTGGCGGGGAAATCCAATGGTTCGCGGACGTTTTTTTAATAGACAACACCGCTTCCGTCCGGGGATGGGAAGTGTGTTGAAATGGCGTCTCTCGCCCAATCCTCAACGCAAAGAAAAGAAGACGGTGAAGTGGAATCCGAAAGTTTGCTATCTTCGTTCTCTGGACGCTGTGGTAGGAGATTCCCTGGTATGGCTGGGACATAATTCTTTCTTTCTCCAATTGGCAGGTAAGAGAATCATGTTCGATCCGGTATTCGGAAGTATCCCTTTTGTAAAGCGTCAGAGTGAATTTCCCGCTAATCCTGACATCTTTACAGGGATTGACTATCTGCTCGTCAGCCACGACCATTTCGACCATTTGGATAAACAAAGTATTGCCCGCCTCTTGAAGAACAATCCGCAAATGAAACTCTTCTGCGGACTGGGAACAGGAGAATTAATCCAGAACTGGTTTCCTGAGATGAAGATAATTGAAGCCGGCTGGTATCAGCAGATGGAAGACGAAGGACTCAAAATAACCTTTCTTCCGGCACAGCATTGGAGCAAACGCTCCGTGCGCGACGGCGGACAACGATTGTGGGGAGCCTTTATGCTGCAAGGTGATGGCATCTCACTCTATTATAGCGGTGATACGGGATATTCGAGTCACTTCCGTGAAATTCCGGACTTGTTCGGTTCGCCGGATTATGCTTTGCTGGGAATCGGCGCATACAAACCCCGTTGGTTTATGCGCCCTAACCATATCTCGCCTTACGAATCGCTGACTGCTGCCGAAGAAATGTGTGCCGGGCTTACTATCCCGATGCATTATGGTACATTTGACCTGTCTGACGAACCTTTGCACGATCCCCCGAAAGTTTTTGCGGCGGAAGCGAAGAAAAGAAAGATTCCGGTAGAAATCCCTTGTTTGGGAGAAATTGTAAAACTGAATAAGAAGAAATAA
- a CDS encoding flavin reductase family protein → MKKLEIKDLKENFFEAIGKEWMLVTAGTKEKFNTMTASWGGIGWLWNKPVAFVFVRPERYTYEFIEKSDYLTLSFLGEENKNIHAVCGSKSGRNIDKVKETGLKPIFTEEGNVLFEQARLSLECKKLYADGIKPECFLDKESLEKWYDNAHGGFHKMYIVEIKNIYSE, encoded by the coding sequence ATGAAGAAATTAGAAATTAAAGACCTGAAAGAGAACTTTTTCGAAGCAATCGGAAAAGAATGGATGCTGGTTACAGCCGGCACAAAAGAGAAGTTTAATACAATGACAGCAAGCTGGGGTGGCATCGGTTGGTTGTGGAATAAGCCCGTAGCCTTTGTTTTTGTTCGCCCCGAACGCTATACATATGAATTTATAGAGAAGAGCGACTATCTGACGTTATCTTTCTTAGGAGAAGAAAACAAGAACATTCATGCAGTCTGTGGCTCCAAGTCGGGACGGAATATAGATAAAGTCAAAGAAACCGGATTGAAACCTATATTTACGGAAGAGGGAAATGTATTGTTCGAGCAAGCCCGTCTAAGCCTGGAATGTAAGAAACTCTATGCCGACGGCATCAAACCGGAATGTTTTCTGGATAAGGAATCATTGGAAAAATGGTATGATAATGCGCATGGCGGTTTTCATAAGATGTATATTGTAGAAATTAAAAATATATATTCGGAATAA
- a CDS encoding alpha/beta hydrolase family protein, which produces MRQANLFMMSAAMLLAACGGTKDAGKTDQVLIEKSDIKIEGKRMTPEALWAMGRIGGFAVSPDGKKIAYTVAYYSVAENKSNREVFVMNADGSENLQITHTPYQENEVTWIKGGSKLAFLSNDNGSSQLYEMNPDGSDRKQLTNYDDDIEGYSISPDGKKLLFISQVKTKESTADKYPDLPKSTGIIVTDLMYKHWDEWVTTAPHPFVADFDGNGISNIVDILDGEPYESPMKPWGGIEQLAWNTTSDKVAYTCRKKTGLEYAVSTNSDIYVYDLNTKKTENITEENKGYDTNPQYSPDGKYIAWQSMERDGYEADLNRLFIMNLETGEKRFVSKAFESNVDAFVWGADAKTIYFTGVWHGESQIYALDLATDSVKAVTSGMYDYEGVALLGDKLIAKRHSMSMGDEIYTVTLDGTTTQLTQENKQIYDQLEMGKVEGRWMKTTDGKQMLTWVIYPPQFDPNKKYPTLLFCEGGPQSPVSQFWSYRWNFQIMAANDYIVVAPNRRGLPGFGVEWNEQISGDYGGQCMKDYFTAIDEMAKEPYVDKDRLGCVGASFGGFSVYWLAGHHDKRFKAFIAHDGIFNMEMQYLETEEKWFANWDMGGAYWEKQNPVAQRTFANSPHLFVEKWDTPILCIHGEKDYRILANQAMAAFDAAVMRGIPAELLIYPDENHWVLKPQNGVLWQRTFFEWLDKWVKKASSK; this is translated from the coding sequence ATGAGACAAGCTAATTTATTTATGATGTCAGCAGCAATGTTGTTAGCTGCCTGCGGAGGAACCAAAGACGCAGGCAAGACAGATCAGGTGCTTATCGAGAAATCGGATATTAAGATCGAAGGGAAGCGCATGACTCCCGAAGCACTTTGGGCTATGGGACGTATCGGCGGATTCGCCGTATCACCCGACGGAAAGAAAATTGCGTATACGGTAGCGTATTACAGTGTAGCGGAAAACAAGAGTAACCGCGAAGTCTTCGTGATGAACGCAGACGGAAGCGAAAATCTGCAAATCACTCATACCCCGTATCAGGAAAATGAAGTGACATGGATTAAAGGAGGCAGCAAGCTCGCATTCTTAAGTAATGACAACGGAAGCAGCCAGCTCTACGAGATGAATCCCGATGGCAGCGACCGCAAGCAGTTGACCAACTATGACGATGACATCGAAGGATATTCAATCTCACCGGATGGCAAAAAACTACTGTTTATTTCACAAGTAAAGACGAAAGAAAGCACTGCCGATAAATATCCGGACCTGCCGAAATCCACAGGTATCATCGTGACCGACCTGATGTACAAACATTGGGATGAATGGGTGACGACAGCTCCACATCCTTTTGTTGCCGACTTCGACGGTAACGGCATTTCCAATATCGTGGATATTTTAGACGGTGAACCGTATGAAAGTCCGATGAAGCCTTGGGGGGGCATTGAGCAACTTGCTTGGAATACGACTTCGGATAAAGTGGCTTACACTTGCCGTAAAAAGACAGGATTGGAATATGCGGTTTCTACCAATTCGGATATTTATGTCTATGACCTGAATACTAAGAAAACAGAGAACATTACCGAAGAGAATAAGGGATATGATACCAATCCGCAATACTCTCCAGACGGCAAGTATATCGCCTGGCAGAGCATGGAACGTGACGGTTACGAAGCCGACCTGAACCGTCTGTTCATCATGAACCTGGAAACCGGAGAGAAACGTTTTGTCAGCAAGGCATTCGAATCGAATGTGGATGCTTTTGTATGGGGTGCAGATGCCAAGACTATCTATTTCACAGGGGTATGGCACGGAGAATCGCAGATTTATGCGCTGGATTTGGCGACTGATTCGGTAAAGGCTGTCACTTCGGGAATGTATGATTACGAAGGTGTGGCTCTTTTGGGTGATAAGCTGATTGCCAAGCGTCATTCTATGAGCATGGGTGACGAGATTTATACAGTGACATTGGATGGCACAACCACTCAACTGACACAGGAGAATAAGCAGATTTATGATCAGTTGGAAATGGGTAAAGTGGAAGGTCGCTGGATGAAGACAACAGATGGCAAACAGATGTTGACATGGGTGATCTATCCTCCGCAGTTTGATCCGAACAAGAAATATCCGACTTTGTTGTTCTGTGAAGGAGGTCCGCAAAGTCCGGTAAGCCAGTTCTGGTCTTATCGCTGGAACTTCCAGATTATGGCAGCCAATGATTATATTGTTGTTGCTCCGAATCGTCGCGGCTTGCCGGGATTTGGTGTGGAATGGAATGAACAGATCAGTGGTGACTACGGTGGCCAGTGTATGAAAGATTATTTCACTGCTATTGATGAAATGGCAAAAGAACCGTATGTAGACAAAGATCGCTTGGGATGTGTAGGTGCCAGCTTCGGAGGATTCTCCGTATACTGGTTGGCGGGACATCATGACAAACGATTCAAAGCGTTCATTGCTCATGACGGTATCTTCAATATGGAAATGCAATATCTGGAAACTGAAGAGAAATGGTTTGCCAACTGGGATATGGGAGGTGCATACTGGGAAAAACAGAACCCGGTGGCACAACGTACTTTCGCCAACTCCCCTCACCTCTTCGTAGAAAAATGGGATACTCCGATTCTCTGTATCCATGGAGAGAAAGACTATCGTATCCTGGCCAATCAGGCAATGGCTGCCTTCGATGCTGCCGTAATGCGTGGTATTCCTGCAGAGTTACTGATTTATCCGGATGAAAACCACTGGGTACTGAAACCTCAAAACGGGGTGTTGTGGCAACGTACTTTCTTTGAATGGCTGGACAAATGGGTAAAGAAAGCTTCATCCAAATAG